The window TCATCAACATCTTCCAAAACgtcttattttttattctattttgttAAATGGTAAATATCACAAAGATGAAGGTTCagatttacaaaacaaagtagatCTAATTTATGTTACACcttgccaaaaaaaaactaaaaacaaggGAATAACAAAAGAGCAGATGAAGAGATCCTAGAACCAGTACATCCACTTGGCCATGAAGTTGAGGAAGAGCTTCCTATTTCTCCGAGCAGTGATGGTGTTGCGCATCTCCCTGTCAATGAGCTTAACAATAGATAGTGGTAGGAGGACAAGTTGATTGTGCAAAACATTGTTCCTTTGCTTCCAGAGTTGATACAGGATACATTGAGCTGTTAATTCCAAAACGTCTTAATGCTTAGGCGCTTTTACCGTCTGTCCGCTCTATTTCTCACTTTCTCAGTACATTAATTCTACGTTGTTGACACAGTTTACACTCCCATCTTTGTATGTTCTAAAATATTGCGAGTTAAAACCAATTCACGATGATTACTAGTTACTAGATAATGAGAGACTAAAGTTAACTTGAACATTCTTACAAGATTAAGCTTCTCCACAAAAGAGACGATATGGAAATCTTTTCAATTGCTTATTCTCTTTGTTGATTACTATTTACTTGATCCGCTTCTGACTAAGATATATTTAACCTACTTTCAATTCCTTCTTGTgattaacttatcttaaacttttatataaaattaacattTGGCTAAATTTAGGataattcatgtataaaattaacttatcttaaacttttatatatatatagttattatcttaaatgaataaacataaaaaaaatactgataaaggaaatctagcgctttgaattacggatcaggatcataataattgaataaaaataatttttaaatatatataataaaaaataccaaatatatgtgatgatttgaaataatcaattaacttacagcatgaaaactatcaaattgttatatttaagatagttatatataaacatttaaatatataagtaactttaaaaatatattctaattatgtaatatatatatataaacatgaaaattaataCCCGCACAGTTGTGCGGGTCCAAATCTAGTTTAGTTTTAAACTggatataataattattaataattacAACTGAATAATGACGTGGCGATTTCGGTGGCCACAGCGGCACTACACTTCCTTCTTCCCCCTCTCTCctcatatttattattattactctCTTTGTcacagagaagagaagaaaccaaaaaaaaaaaagatttaatgaGAGATATTAATTCAAAAGATTCGGCAACATAATCCTCGAGAAGGGTTTGGTGAGAACCGGCGGTGGATCCGACGGAGATGGCAAAGACCGGATTTTTCGATTCGGATCCGACGGCGATTGCTAAAGCTAAGGAGCTAAAGCGTGAGATGAAGAAACTTCTGAGTAACATCGAGGAAGAGGATGGTTTAAGCGTTCAGACAATCGATCAGTTGCAGGAAACTCTGTCCGCGTTTAGACAAGCGACGACGATGAGGAAGATGGCGAAGTCTTCTTCTTTAGAGATGCTCGAGACGGCGGTGTCTTGTCCTGACGAGTTTCGTTGTCCTCTCTCCAACGAGCTCATGCGTGATCCTGTCGTCTTGGCTTCTGGTCAGGTCAGTGATGTCACATTCTGGATTTTGATTGGCTTGAAAACTGTTTATCTGATCCGACGTCGTTTTGGGTTTCATGAATCTCAAAGTCACTAATTTGTTTGAcaataatgttaaaaaaaaatcgctAGGAACTAGTTAGTTGCTTTATATAGTTGTCTTATATCGAAAACTACAGAAAAATCGTTTCATTATTCATTTAGGTCCGGTTTACCTTTATATAGTTGTTttatatcgatttttttttttaaaaaaaatctctagagAAAAATCGTTTCATTATATTCATTTAGGTCCAATTTACCTAGGCGTAGACAATTTTTAGgatatttatattatgtatagAAATTGAATATGAATGATTATTTGAATTGGAAGTTTAACATTTTTGTAGACATACGACAAGTTATTCATCCAGAGATGGTTGAGTTCAGGCAACAGAACATGTCCCAAGACAGAACAAGTTCTGCCTCACACAGCTTTAACTCCCAATGTCTTAATCCGTGATATGATCTCTAAATGGTGCAAGACGGTTGGGTTAGAGACTAAGAATCTACATGAGTCCAAGAAAGCTGTCACTAGATCAGATCGTGAGATTTTCAATTCCTTGCTCTGTAAACTCTCGTCTTCTTCAAACATTCAAGATCAAAGATCAGCTGCAAAGGAGTTAAGACTTTTGACCAAGAAAGGAACCGAGTTTCGAGCTCTGTTCGGTGAATCTTCTGAAGGAATCACACGCTTGGTGAGTCCGTTGCTGTTGAACCGAGATGAGCAACTTCAAGAAGATGTGATCACAACGTTGCTGAACATATCTATACACGATGACAGCAACAAGAAGCTCGTCTGCGAAAACCCTAACGTGATTCCTCTCCTGATCGATGCATTAACGCGAGGAACCGTAGCCACGAGAAGCAATGCAGCTGCAGCGATCTTCACTCTCTCTGCTCTCGATTCGAACAAAGCGCTCATAGGGAAATCTGGAGTCTTGAAACCGCTTATCGATCTTTTAGAAGAAGGGAATCCATTAGCTATCAAAGACGCAGCCGCAGCGATCTTCACTCTCTGTATTGCACATGAGAACAGGAGCAGAGCTGTGAAGGAGGGAGCTGTTAGGGTTTTAGGTAAGAAAATCTCTGAAGGGTTGTATGTGGATGAGCTTTTAGCGTTATTAGCAATGCTTGTTACTCACTGGAAGGCTGTGGAGGAGCTGGGTGAGCTTGGTGGGGTGTCTTGGTTGCTAAAGATAACTAGGGAGAGTGAATGCAAGAGAAACAAAGAGAACGCGATTGTGATACTGCATACTATATGTTTTAGTGACAGGACAAAGTGGAAGGAGATCAGAGAAGAGGAGAGTGGTCATGGAACGATAACAAGGCTTGCGCGTGAAGGAACGTCTAGGGCGCAGAGGAAAGCCAATGGGATCTTGGATAGGCTGAGGAAAGCTATGAATCTTACTCACACTGCCTGAGATAATGCCCCCTAAATTCAGCAATGTAAATTATCTATACCTATATAtgctcttctttttttttatttggttttcataatttttgtaaattatttcatatatttaggatctgaataataatatatatatggttttcGTATATGATGAGGTTGTAAGTAGAAACCTGTGTAAATAGTTCTTTGTTTGATGTTCCAGTAAAATAAATGTTGGCTTTATTAAGCAGTTAATGCCTTGGTCTGCAAGTAACTGTGTAACtaaataaaagaattaaaatatactaGTATTAGAAAGGCTGTCATGTCGTCTTCTTCACATCACAGGGaactacgaaacaaatcaatctTATTCCACTCTCTTGTGGAAAAAGAGCTTATTAGAGAGTCACAAGGTTGCATTATTTTATGATGTAATGTTATAGGTAATTTTGGGAGTTATATGTAGTTTAATaagaatttttataattttttttaccaatataGGACTTATATCAAtgtaaattatttatcttttctaTGCTAGTACCGTCTTTGATgttatattattaattgttatgtGATCCCGTCTTGCCGTATGTCATTTCAGTATTAGAACAttttcaaaactatttataaataaGTACATTTCACTATAGTTTACGCAAGAAATGTAATTTATATAAGGAATAAGCTTGTAATATTATTCTGAGTTCTATGAGAAATACTTGTGAACGTAatgtacataaaaaaaaaaggtttaataTGTTTGCCATAACACGGCAAGATATGTAAAGTAATGATAAAAATCACATGTACTACTTCGTTTGTTAGATTGCTTGGAAGTTAGGATTAAATCACGGAGTTGACACTACTCGTGATTGGTAATAATTACGGGTTGATAGATCGGGAAAGATGGAGAAAAATGGGAATATTTATAGACAGAAGATAGAATATGGAATCGTCCTAAAAACCACACTCTTCGGTATTTGTTTCTTCACCCAACTTTCACAAGAAAAGCAAAGTAAAGAAAGAATTTGATTCTTCCAACTTCTTATCCACAAGAAGTAATGTTTACAATAAAAATAGATTGTTATTCTACGGACAAAAGCCGACGAAGCATAATAGTCCACAATGGTCGGTTTACACTTTTGCGTGCCCCCAATGGAATCATATATACAAGGAAAAGAGTTTTCTTTGTATTAAAGTTCCCCCCAAGATATCCGCCTTGTTATTAGGCAAAATTTAGAGGTCCCATTCACTACTTTGAAATCCAATGTTCCTATCCTTCATTAAATTAAGTTGCCTGAGAACAAGCAATTGTGGAAATTCTTTTAGTCTAATGGTTTAACTATCGAGTCCGTATAAAAAATTATACTCCTTCTGTTTTATATTAAGTGTTGTTATAGACAAATTTtttcgttacaaaataagtgtcaTTTTAGCATTTCAATGCATAATTTATTGACTTTATTTTCcagtttatttttctattggttgaaatatggttaagTATACGGGTaatgattattttatataaaaaatatgaaaaataaatattttttttaatctgtatgcacaaatctaaaataacaattaatatgaAACATAAAGAGTAAAAAGTACAACACACTCAAAAAATTCTAGAGTACATTTTTCGGGAGCTATTCTAACATTTAATTGTCATAAACTAtccattttaaatttaatcacGAATTTTTTGTGTATCTAAAATAATGAAGTTAACcacaattaaatatataaagtataaattataaatttaaatggCTTAAGTGAAAGTTTATGGCCTTTGGACATTTGTAGCATAAATTCAAagcttttttttaaagttgtaCCTTATTTGTAACCATAATTTGTGGAACTAAATCCATACTTGTTGGCTGGGAAAGAAATAAGATTACAATTTACAACTAGTCGAATTATTGATTTCtttgaattaattaataaacttaatcACCCTTTTCTCCCACGAGTATGAGACTGAAGTCTTTGTGTGTGTTAGAACTAAACAGAATTGCGAATGTGtgcaaaaacaaatatatataccaATGAATCTTACACTGAATACAGTGGCAAGTAGAACCAAACACACACGAAACTAAATAAATGCACTGGTCTGCCTTGTTCATTCACAGAGTAGTTAAACTCAATCTCTTTTCCGCTTCATTGTGTGTATGTTAAGCCTCATTTGAATCAGGAACCCACTTTGTAAGCCCAGACGTGTCTCTCTAGATACGCAGCCACTGCCTCTTTGATAGCCAGATTTGGAACCAGTTTTGATGGGTCCAGTTTCTCACGCGTTATAGGATCGAACTTCCCCACCTAGCAAGAAGAATTTAAATGACCAAAccttaagaaaaagaaatttaaaagaaaaatagagtGATCAATGCAACAGCAAAGAGAGATGATGCCTAGCATGTAATGTGCCTGCCACAGAACACACGTGCAAGCCCCCATATGAAGGAAGGAGGAGAAAGGATCTCATACAATGCcaataatagaaaaataatcGAGCCTTGACGGAGTTGTGGTCAAGCTGAACAGCTTTGCGAAAATCCTCTTCAACCCTAGTCCGATCCCTGGATTTTGATGCAAGTCACCATCAAGCAAAcataaacaagaaaatgaacaaTAAACTATCTAAGCATGTATTAATTAACCATACATACTTTCGCTTCATGAAGCAAAGAGCTCGATTTGTCCAGTAAACAGGAACCTTTGGTGACAGACGGCGCGTGGGTAGAAGAATCTCTCGGAGTGTTTCAGACGAGAAAGTGTCtttgaatttttgaaataatCGAAGAAAGTTCAGGAGTCTTAACCGGGTCAGCCCGACAATTCTTGGGCAAAACCCGATTGGGCCGAGCTGATTATAGCACGTAATATTGGcctaaaaataagttttaaaaatgcGAATGAGCTACTGGCCCAAATAGAATCGGCTTGACGTTATGTAGATTAATCAATGCGAATCCACAAAGTACAAATGTTGACGTATCCTCATAATGATAGAATGTCTTTTTAAAACCTTCATAATGATAGAATGTCTTTTTTAAACCTTCATAAATCAATAATGATATGTTGAAATCAGTTTGGTGTATGTATCTTTAACATCAGTCCTTGTAGAATCTGGAATATCTGAAACATACAATCACAAACATACTGGAATATCACAAACATACAATGATCATTGACAAATGACGTCCATCAATATGAATTTAAGGACTAAAACgtgtgcaattttttttttttttttttgataagtatgtGAATTTTCATTAACTTGTTAATGACACAAGGAGATTACAGGTTTTGAAGAACTCAAATCCTAGAAATCTAATAGGCTAATTAAAGCACAAATGCTAAAGAAAGCcacaaaaaaggtaaaaaagacTCTCTAGAGCAACAAAAGGTTTAATCTTGATCTCTAGAGAACAGACTAAAGCTTGGCAATTGAACTTTTCAGAACAACCATTCGGTTTCAGTAGATCACTTCTTGGCCTTGATACCGGAACCTGTAACAAGAGAGGAGATCAATAGAGTTCGCAACCGGAGAACAGTCGGAGGCACCGCAGACCGTCCCAAAGGCGACTGCGACAGGAGAACAGGCGAAGCATGGTTGACCAAGCCGTGGTCCGGCCATCACATCCATTACAGTCCACTCCAGACGAAGCTCACTCAGGAAAGGTGACTAATCGAGCCCTGAGAATCCAAACCGACACAAAGAGGCCAGTAGCTGAAGCACCGGTGAAATACTGGCAGACGGAAGCGGAGGAATAAATGGCTGAACTCCGGTCCCGTCGAGCGAGCAGAGCACAAACGAATCTGGCGGCTGAGCATCGAAGAGGGCAGGACACGACAGTCAGCTTTCTTCTGAAACTAAGTAAACAGAGGAGAATGACTCCCATCAACAGGCAGAGAATGAGAGAGGCTCGACGCAAGGCAGTGACAAAACAGAGAACGGCAAACCCTGAGCTATCTCGACCACCAGACAAGCCGAACCCTTCAAAAATGCCATGGTGGCTGTTGCGAAATAAGAACACAGGAGAAGTCCCCAGCGATGCCCTCAACATCGCCTTTCGTCTCAGACCCGAAGGTCAAAACGGGGAAGTTCTAGCTAAGCAACCAAAGACGGAGACAAAGGGAGACAGAGGAGACGGATCTAACCGGAAAGGCAGAGGCAACGACACCCTGCAGCACCGGCGAGCCTCCAAGAAAGATCTGACCCAGATCTAATCGAAGTCCAAACCCTAGATCTACCTTCAAATCGGAGCCTCCTGCTGCGCTACTAACATCCACCACCTCGCCATCACTCCGGGGAGGACGAGTACGCACCCATCGACCTTTTTGG of the Brassica rapa cultivar Chiifu-401-42 chromosome A03, CAAS_Brap_v3.01, whole genome shotgun sequence genome contains:
- the LOC103859214 gene encoding U-box domain-containing protein 9, encoding MAKTGFFDSDPTAIAKAKELKREMKKLLSNIEEEDGLSVQTIDQLQETLSAFRQATTMRKMAKSSSLEMLETAVSCPDEFRCPLSNELMRDPVVLASGQTYDKLFIQRWLSSGNRTCPKTEQVLPHTALTPNVLIRDMISKWCKTVGLETKNLHESKKAVTRSDREIFNSLLCKLSSSSNIQDQRSAAKELRLLTKKGTEFRALFGESSEGITRLVSPLLLNRDEQLQEDVITTLLNISIHDDSNKKLVCENPNVIPLLIDALTRGTVATRSNAAAAIFTLSALDSNKALIGKSGVLKPLIDLLEEGNPLAIKDAAAAIFTLCIAHENRSRAVKEGAVRVLGKKISEGLYVDELLALLAMLVTHWKAVEELGELGGVSWLLKITRESECKRNKENAIVILHTICFSDRTKWKEIREEESGHGTITRLAREGTSRAQRKANGILDRLRKAMNLTHTA